A genomic region of Macaca thibetana thibetana isolate TM-01 chromosome 14, ASM2454274v1, whole genome shotgun sequence contains the following coding sequences:
- the TBX10 gene encoding T-box transcription factor TBX10 has protein sequence MAAFLSAGFGILAPSETYPLPTTSSGWEPRLGSPFPSGPCTSSTGAQAVAESNGQGPKNPRVSSVTVQLEMKPLWEEFNQLGTEMIVTKAGRRMFPPFQVKILGMDSLADYALLMDFIPLDDKRYRYAFHSSAWLVAGKADPATPGRVHFHPDSPAKGAQWMRQIVSFDKLKLTNNLLDDNGHIILNSMHRYQPRFHVVFVDPRKDSERYAQENFKSFIFTETQFTAVTAYQNHRITQLKIASNPFAKGFRESDPDSWPVAPQPLLSVPARSHSSLSPCLLKGATERKKDPNKASASTSRTPARLHHQLLPPPEALLAPATYRPVTYQSLYSGASNHLGIPRTRPAPYPLPNIRADSDQGGLPLPAGLGLLSPTVVCLGPGQDSQ, from the exons CCTTCCTGTCCGCTGGCTTCGGCATACTTGCACCCTCAGAGACCTACCCACTACCCACAACCAGCTCTGGCTGGGAGCCCCGGCTGGGGTCGCCATTCCCATCAGGCCCTTGCACCAGCTCTACTGGGGCCCAAGCTGTGGCCGAGTCCAATGGGCAGGGCCCCAAGAACCCACGTGTGTCCAGTGTGACGGTTCAGTTGGAGATGAAGCCTCTGTGGGAGGAATTCAACCAGCTGGGAACTGAGATGATCGTTACCAAGGCAGGCAG AAGGATGTTTCCCCCCTTCCAGGTGAAGATCCTGGGTATGGACTCCCTGGCTGACTACGCCCTGCTCATGGACTTCATCCCCCTGGACGACAAGAGATACAG GTATGCCTTCCACAGCTCGGCCTGGCTGGTGGCGGGCAAGGCAGACCCAGCCACACCCGGCCGCGTGCACTTCCACCCTGACTCACCGGCCAAGGGCGCCCAGTGGATGCGCCAGATCGTGTCCTTCGACAAGCTCAAGCTGACCAACAACCTGCTGGATGACAATGGCCAC ATCATTCTCAACTCCATGCACCGCTACCAGCCCCGTTTCCACGTGGTCTTCGTGGACCCACGCAAGGACAGTGAGCGCTACGCCCAGGAGAACTTCAAATCCTTCATCTTCACGGAGACCCAGTTCACAGCCGTGACGGCCTATCAGAACCACAGG ATCACCCAGCTGAAAATCGCCAGCAACCCTTTTGCCAAGGGCTTTAGAGAGAGTGACCCGGACTCCTG GCCTGTGGCCCCACAGCCCCTGCTCAGTGTCCCAGCCCGGAGTCACAGCAGCCTCAGTCCCTGTTTGCTGAAGGGCGccacagagaggaagaaag ACCCCAACAAAGCTTCAGCTTCCACCTCCAGGACCCCTGCTCGGCTCCATCATCAGCTGCTGCCCCCACCTGAGGCCCTGCTGGCCCCAGCCACCTACAGGCCTGTCACCTATCAGAGCCTGTACTCTGGAGCCTCAAACCACCTAGGGATCCCAAGGACCCGACCGGCACCATACCCCCTCCCCAACATCCGGGCTGATAGTGATCAAGGaggcctgcctctcccagctggGCTGGGGCTCCTGTCCCCCACTGTGGTGTGCCTGGGGCCTGGCCAGGACTCCCAGTGA
- the NUDT8 gene encoding mitochondrial coenzyme A diphosphatase NUDT8 — MLPDCLSAEGELRCRRLLAGATARLRARPASAAVLVPLCSVRGVPALLYTLRSSRLTGRHKGDVSFPGGKCDPADQDVVHTALRETQEELGLAVPEEHVWGLLRPVYDPQKATVVPVLAGVGPLDPQSLRPNSEEVDEVFALPLAHLLQTQNQGYTHFCQRGHFRYTLPVFLHGPHRVWGLTAVITEFALQLLAPGTYQPRLAGLSWPGAEGLAHPQQPLVSPCQASSTSGLNKGL; from the exons ATGCTGCCCGACTGCCTGTCGGCCGAGGGCGAGCTGCGCTGCCGCCGGCTGCTGGCGGGGGCCACGGCCCGACTCCGCGCACGGCCCGCGTCGGCCGCGGTGCTCGTGCCGCTCTGCTCAGTGCGCGGGGTCCCGGCTCTGCTGTATACGCTGCGGTCCAGCCGCCTGACCGGGAGGCACAAGGGCGACGTCAG TTTCCCAGGCGGCAAGTGCGACCCGGCTGACCAAGACGTGGTGCACACGGCCCTGCGGGAAACCCAGGAGGAACTGGGCCTGGCAGTGCCCGAGGAGCACGTGTGGGGCCTGCTGCGGCCTGTGTATGATCCG CAAAAGGCCACCGTGGTGCCAGTGCTTGCTGGTGTGGGCCCACTGGATCCCCAGAGCCTCAGGCCCAACTCGGAGGAG GTGGATGAAGTGTTTGCACTCCCGCTAGCCCACCTGCTGCAGACGCAGAATCAGGGCTATACCCACTTCTGCCAGCGTGGCCACTTCCGCTACACACTACCTGTCTTCCTGCATGGACCACACCGGGTCTGGGGCCTCACAGCTGTCATCACCGAGTTTGCCCTGCAGCTGCTGGCACCTGGTACCTACCAGCCCCGCCTGGCCGGCCTGAGCTGGCCAGGGGCTGAGGGCCTGGCCCACCCTCAGCAGCCCCTGGTTTCACCCTGCCAGGCCAGCTCCACTTCAGGACTGAATAAAGGCCTTTGA
- the LOC126935384 gene encoding double C2-like domain-containing protein gamma isoform X1, protein MAGTAAAGGRPPRVSMQEHMAIDVSPGPIRPIRLISHYFPHFYPLTEPTLHLPDQRPAAASTIRSAPQPQPDPEPERDSDDSTALATLEFTLLFDADNSALHCTAHRAKGLKPLASGSVDTYVKANLLPGNSKASQLRTRTIRGTRVPVWEETLTYHSFTRQDAACKTLRLCVCEDPWLRRRRRAPPLGELQVPLRKLVPNRARSFDIYLEKRRLAKRPKSLDTARGMSLYEEEVETEVAWEEHGRVLLSLCYSSQRGGLLVGVLRCVHLAPMDANGYSDPFVGLFLHPNAGKKSKFKTSVRRKTLNPEFNEEFFYSGPQEELAQKTLLVSVWDYDLGTADDFIGGVQLGSHASGERLRHWLECLGHSDHCLELWHPLDSKPVQLSN, encoded by the exons ATGGCGGGCACGGCGGCAGCAGGTGGGCGGCCTCCCCGGGTGAGCATGCAGGAGCACATGGCCATCGATGTGAGCCCGGGCCCCATCCGGCCCATCCGCCTCATCTCCCACTACTTCCCGCACTTTTACCCTTTGACGGAGCCTACCCTGCACCTTCCGGACCAGCGCCCCGCGGCGGCGTCTACCATCCGCTCTGCACCCCAGCCGCAGCCCGACCCAGAGCCAGAGAGAGACTCAGACGACAGCA CTGCCCTGGCCACCCTGGAGTTCACACTTCTTTTTGATGCGGACAACAGTGCCTTGCACTGCACAGCTCATCGTGCCAAG GGCCTCAAGCCGTTGGCCTCAGGTTCCGTGGACACCTATGTCAAAGCGAATCTGCTGCCAGGGAACAGCAAG GCCAGCCAGCTTCGGACACGCACCATTCGAGGTACAAGGGTACCTGTCTGGGAGGAGACACTCACCTATCACAGCTTCACCCGCCAGGATGCTGCGTGCAAGACCCTTAG GCTGTGTGTGTGCGAGGACCCATGGCTGCGGCGACGGCGGCGGGCACCTCCCCTAGGGGAGCTGCAGGTGCCCCTGAGGAAGCTGGTGCCAAACCGAGCCAGGAGCTTCGACATCTATCTGGAGAAGCGGAGGCTG GCCAAGAGGCCCAAGAGCCTGGACACAGCCCGCGGCATGTCCCTCTATGAG GAGGAGGTGGAGACAGAGGTGGCCTGGGAGGAACATGGGCGCGTCCTGCTGTCACTGTGCTACAGCTCTCAGCGGGGTGGCTTGCTGGTGGGTGTGCTGCGCTGCGTCCACCTGGCCCCCATGGATGCCAATGGTTACTCGGACCCCTTTGTGGGCCT TTTCCTGCATCCAAATGCAGGGAAGAAATCTAAATTCAAGACCAGTGTTCGCAGGAAGACCCTGAACCCCGAGTTCAATGAG GAATTCTTCTACTCAGGCCCACAGGAGGAGCTGGCCCAGAAGACGCTGCTAGTGTCTGTGTGGGACTATGACCTGGGCACGGCTGATGACTTCATTG GCGGGGTGCAGCTGGGCAGCCATGCCAGTGGGGAGCGCCTGCGGCACTGGCTTGAGTGCCTGGGCCACAGTGACCACTGCCTGGAGCTGTGGCACCCACTGGACAGCAAGCCTGTCCAGCTCAGCAACTAG
- the LOC126935384 gene encoding double C2-like domain-containing protein gamma isoform X2, whose protein sequence is MAGTAAAGGRPPRVSMQEHMAIDVSPGPIRPIRLISHYFPHFYPLTEPTLHLPDQRPAAASTIRSAPQPQPDPEPERDSDDSTALATLEFTLLFDADNSALHCTAHRAKGLKPLASGSVDTYVKANLLPGNSKASQLRTRTIRGTRVPVWEETLTYHSFTRQDAACKTLRLCVCEDPWLRRRRRAPPLGELQVPLRKLVPNRARSFDIYLEKRRLAKRPKSLDTARGMSLYEEEVETEVAWEEHGRVLLSLCYSSQRGGLLVGVLRCVHLAPMDANGYSDPFVGLFLHPNAGKKSKFKTSVRRKTLNPEFNEVSQDQAGILLLRPTGGAGPEDAASVCVGL, encoded by the exons ATGGCGGGCACGGCGGCAGCAGGTGGGCGGCCTCCCCGGGTGAGCATGCAGGAGCACATGGCCATCGATGTGAGCCCGGGCCCCATCCGGCCCATCCGCCTCATCTCCCACTACTTCCCGCACTTTTACCCTTTGACGGAGCCTACCCTGCACCTTCCGGACCAGCGCCCCGCGGCGGCGTCTACCATCCGCTCTGCACCCCAGCCGCAGCCCGACCCAGAGCCAGAGAGAGACTCAGACGACAGCA CTGCCCTGGCCACCCTGGAGTTCACACTTCTTTTTGATGCGGACAACAGTGCCTTGCACTGCACAGCTCATCGTGCCAAG GGCCTCAAGCCGTTGGCCTCAGGTTCCGTGGACACCTATGTCAAAGCGAATCTGCTGCCAGGGAACAGCAAG GCCAGCCAGCTTCGGACACGCACCATTCGAGGTACAAGGGTACCTGTCTGGGAGGAGACACTCACCTATCACAGCTTCACCCGCCAGGATGCTGCGTGCAAGACCCTTAG GCTGTGTGTGTGCGAGGACCCATGGCTGCGGCGACGGCGGCGGGCACCTCCCCTAGGGGAGCTGCAGGTGCCCCTGAGGAAGCTGGTGCCAAACCGAGCCAGGAGCTTCGACATCTATCTGGAGAAGCGGAGGCTG GCCAAGAGGCCCAAGAGCCTGGACACAGCCCGCGGCATGTCCCTCTATGAG GAGGAGGTGGAGACAGAGGTGGCCTGGGAGGAACATGGGCGCGTCCTGCTGTCACTGTGCTACAGCTCTCAGCGGGGTGGCTTGCTGGTGGGTGTGCTGCGCTGCGTCCACCTGGCCCCCATGGATGCCAATGGTTACTCGGACCCCTTTGTGGGCCT TTTCCTGCATCCAAATGCAGGGAAGAAATCTAAATTCAAGACCAGTGTTCGCAGGAAGACCCTGAACCCCGAGTTCAATGAGGTGAGCCAGGACCAGGCAG GAATTCTTCTACTCAGGCCCACAGGAGGAGCTGGCCCAGAAGACGCTGCTAGTGTCTGTGTGGGACTATGA